One Actinospica robiniae DSM 44927 genomic region harbors:
- a CDS encoding YbhB/YbcL family Raf kinase inhibitor-like protein, whose amino-acid sequence MTLTSSAFHGYGKIPAAYTCDAPSGAAASPPLKWSGMPAGTAWQALYAYDNTGSVVHWVLMDLKPAVSNLPADTTGSAVVVTNYLPMCPGAGNTDQYQFTVYAEPADYHPPKVAGMYAVDPDQLAAHALGIGTLLGYYSQ is encoded by the coding sequence ATGACGCTGACGAGCTCGGCGTTCCACGGCTACGGCAAGATCCCGGCCGCCTACACCTGCGACGCCCCGAGCGGCGCGGCCGCCTCGCCCCCGCTGAAGTGGAGTGGCATGCCCGCGGGCACGGCCTGGCAGGCGCTTTACGCCTACGACAACACCGGATCGGTGGTGCACTGGGTCCTGATGGACCTCAAGCCGGCCGTCAGCAACCTGCCGGCCGACACCACCGGGAGCGCCGTGGTGGTCACGAACTACCTGCCGATGTGCCCGGGGGCGGGCAACACGGACCAGTACCAGTTCACGGTCTACGCCGAGCCCGCCGACTACCATCCGCCCAAGGTCGCCGGGATGTACGCGGTGGATCCGGATCAGCTCGCCGCGCACGCGCTGGGTATCGGCACCCTGCTCGGGTACTACTCGCAGTAG
- a CDS encoding prenyltransferase/squalene oxidase repeat-containing protein — protein MSVALLARAGLLDRPAIDRTVRRIVALQRPDGSIPWFHGDKTDPWDHVESAMALTAAGLPGLAADAYRWLASRQNCDGSWYANYADTAEGAAEAADKTKDANFSAYLAVGAYHHLVATGDMDLATQLWPTVRQATEFVLELQRPDGAIRWNPDTDEALLTGSSSMYQALRCAVALALRVGGVAGRRLAGDWTDAAVRLGETVAAAGRDEAPGVFAPKDRYSMDWYYPVLGTALRGEAAHARIDEGWDRFVVPGLGTRCVADRPWVTGGETFELCIALWAMGRSGQAKRLLADAQHLRDQDGLYWTGYVFTDKAVWPEEKTSWTAGSLLLALAVLGGEPASRAVFGGSRLPAALPVRATVLTA, from the coding sequence ATGAGCGTCGCGCTACTGGCCCGCGCCGGGCTGCTCGACCGGCCCGCGATCGACCGCACCGTCCGGCGAATCGTCGCGCTGCAGCGGCCGGACGGCTCGATCCCGTGGTTCCACGGCGACAAGACCGATCCCTGGGACCACGTCGAGTCCGCGATGGCGCTGACCGCCGCGGGCCTGCCGGGGCTGGCGGCCGACGCGTACCGCTGGCTGGCGAGCCGCCAGAACTGCGACGGCTCCTGGTACGCCAACTACGCCGACACCGCCGAGGGCGCCGCCGAGGCCGCGGACAAGACGAAGGACGCGAACTTCAGCGCGTACCTCGCCGTCGGCGCGTACCACCACCTGGTGGCCACCGGCGACATGGACCTGGCGACGCAGCTGTGGCCGACGGTGCGGCAGGCGACCGAGTTCGTGCTCGAACTCCAGCGTCCGGACGGCGCGATCCGGTGGAACCCGGACACGGACGAGGCGCTGCTGACCGGGTCGAGCTCGATGTACCAGGCGCTGCGCTGCGCGGTGGCGCTGGCCCTGCGCGTGGGCGGGGTCGCCGGGCGACGGCTGGCCGGCGACTGGACCGACGCGGCGGTGCGCCTCGGCGAAACGGTGGCCGCGGCCGGCCGGGACGAGGCGCCCGGGGTGTTCGCCCCCAAGGACCGCTACTCGATGGACTGGTACTACCCGGTGCTCGGCACGGCCCTGCGGGGCGAGGCCGCGCACGCGCGCATCGACGAGGGCTGGGACCGGTTCGTGGTGCCCGGACTCGGCACGCGCTGTGTGGCGGATCGCCCGTGGGTGACCGGCGGTGAGACATTCGAGCTCTGCATCGCCCTGTGGGCGATGGGGCGTTCCGGGCAGGCCAAGCGCCTGCTGGCGGACGCGCAGCACCTGCGCGATCAGGACGGGCTGTACTGGACCGGCTATGTCTTCACCGACAAGGCGGTGTGGCCCGAGGAGAAGACGTCCTGGACGGCAGGCTCGCTGCTGCTCGCGCTCGCCGTGCTCGGCGGGGAACCGGCCAGCCGCGCGGTGTTCGGCGGGAGCCGGCTGCCGGCGGCATTGCCCGTCCGGGCAACGGTTCTGACGGCATGA
- a CDS encoding class I SAM-dependent methyltransferase yields MLTVDFDRFPIMPGERVLDLGAGAGRHSFALLRKGADVVALDHSMSEMESVAAMFAAMREAGEVPESAAYLAVRGDAYRLPFPDGSFDKVVAAEVLEHLPEDERAFAELERVLKPGGKLAVTVPRWFPEKVCWSLSDAYHEVEGGHVRIYRRGQILERLRAVKLAPYGSHHAHALHSPYWWLKCAVGVDNDASRMVQAYHRMLVWDIMKGPKTTRIGESLLNPVLGKSLVVYAAKRA; encoded by the coding sequence ATGCTGACCGTCGACTTCGACCGCTTCCCGATCATGCCCGGCGAGCGGGTGCTCGACCTCGGCGCCGGCGCGGGCCGGCACTCCTTCGCCTTGCTGCGCAAGGGAGCCGACGTCGTCGCCCTCGATCACTCGATGTCGGAGATGGAGTCGGTGGCCGCGATGTTCGCGGCCATGCGCGAGGCCGGAGAGGTGCCGGAGTCGGCCGCGTACCTGGCCGTGCGCGGCGACGCCTACCGGCTGCCGTTCCCGGACGGCAGCTTCGACAAGGTGGTGGCGGCCGAGGTGCTCGAGCACCTGCCGGAGGACGAACGCGCTTTCGCAGAGCTCGAACGGGTGCTCAAACCCGGCGGGAAACTGGCCGTCACGGTGCCGCGCTGGTTCCCGGAGAAAGTCTGCTGGTCGCTGTCGGACGCGTACCACGAGGTCGAGGGCGGGCATGTGCGGATCTACCGGCGCGGTCAGATCCTGGAGCGGCTGCGCGCGGTCAAGCTCGCCCCCTACGGTTCGCACCACGCGCACGCGCTGCACTCGCCGTACTGGTGGCTCAAATGCGCGGTGGGGGTGGACAACGACGCCTCGCGCATGGTCCAGGCGTACCACCGGATGCTGGTGTGGGACATCATGAAGGGCCCGAAGACCACCAGGATCGGCGAGTCCCTGCTCAATCCGGTGCTGGGCAAGAGCCTGGTCGTCTACGCGGCCAAGCGCGCATGA
- a CDS encoding glycosyltransferase family 4 protein has translation MGSEESGVTRRAAFDENALRIALLCYRGNPYSGGQGVYTRNLSRELAALGHAVEVFAGQPYPELDPGVGFTPVPSLDLYREPDPFRTPGLREYRDLIDLLEVGTMWTAGFPEPTTFSLRAARLLAVRRREFDLVHDNQCLGYGLLRLPRLGLPTIATIHHPIQVDRALELATVTGLRRVTLRRWYGFTKMQGRVARRLPEVITVSSSSAAQITEHYGVRPERISTIPIGTDVERFSPDASVARVPGRIVTTASADSPLKGLGVLVEAFAKVRAEFDHAELTVIGKPKPGGTVERAIERYGLGGRVRFVSGLSEEELVHTLRSAEIACVPSLYEGFSLPAVEAMAVGLPLVSTTGGAIPEVAGQDGHTTLAVPPGDAEALAGALTRLLRDAALRERLGAAARERAATRFTWRAAAAATAERYRAVLDQTC, from the coding sequence ATGGGTAGCGAGGAGTCGGGCGTGACACGTCGTGCCGCGTTCGATGAGAACGCGCTGCGCATCGCGCTGTTGTGTTATCGGGGCAACCCCTACTCGGGCGGCCAGGGGGTCTACACCCGCAATCTCTCCCGGGAGCTCGCCGCGCTCGGCCACGCCGTCGAGGTGTTCGCCGGACAGCCCTACCCCGAACTCGACCCGGGTGTGGGCTTCACCCCGGTGCCGAGCCTCGACCTGTACCGCGAGCCGGACCCGTTCCGCACGCCCGGCCTGCGCGAGTACCGCGACCTGATCGACCTGCTCGAGGTCGGCACGATGTGGACCGCGGGCTTCCCCGAGCCCACCACCTTCTCGCTGCGGGCGGCCCGGCTGCTCGCGGTGCGCCGGCGCGAGTTCGACCTCGTACACGACAACCAGTGCCTCGGCTACGGCCTGCTGCGCCTGCCGCGGCTCGGCCTGCCGACGATAGCCACCATCCATCATCCGATCCAGGTCGACCGCGCGCTCGAGCTCGCCACCGTGACCGGGTTGCGCCGGGTGACGCTGCGGCGCTGGTACGGCTTCACCAAGATGCAGGGGCGCGTCGCGCGCCGGCTGCCCGAGGTGATCACCGTCTCCTCCAGCTCGGCCGCGCAGATCACCGAGCACTACGGGGTGCGCCCCGAGCGGATCAGCACCATTCCGATCGGCACGGACGTGGAGCGGTTCAGCCCCGACGCGTCCGTCGCGCGGGTGCCCGGGCGGATCGTGACCACCGCCAGCGCCGACTCCCCGCTCAAGGGCCTGGGCGTGCTGGTGGAGGCGTTCGCCAAGGTGCGCGCCGAGTTCGACCACGCCGAGCTGACCGTGATCGGCAAGCCGAAGCCGGGCGGCACGGTGGAGCGCGCGATCGAGCGCTACGGGCTCGGCGGCCGGGTCCGGTTCGTGTCCGGGCTGAGCGAAGAAGAGCTCGTACATACCTTGCGCTCCGCCGAGATCGCCTGTGTACCCTCGTTGTACGAGGGTTTCTCGCTGCCCGCGGTGGAGGCGATGGCCGTGGGGCTGCCCCTGGTGTCCACCACCGGCGGCGCGATCCCCGAGGTGGCCGGCCAGGACGGCCACACCACGCTCGCGGTGCCCCCCGGCGACGCCGAGGCGCTGGCCGGAGCACTCACCCGGCTGCTGCGCGACGCCGCCCTGCGCGAGCGGCTCGGTGCCGCGGCGCGCGAGCGCGCGGCGACCCGGTTCACCTGGCGGGCCGCCGCCGCGGCCACGGCCGAGCGCTACCGCGCCGTGCTGGACCAGACGTGCTGA
- a CDS encoding MarR family winged helix-turn-helix transcriptional regulator, translating into MTRRDPLSLEVISSLAEVTGRFIADYDEAAAAHELTGAQARLLALVVTEPRPMSRLAVSMHCEPSNVTGLVDKLERRGLVERRPNPADRRVKLIAPTTEGVHLSGEVWADLDFAAEPLAALAEPERVALRDLLRKINPSTD; encoded by the coding sequence ATGACCCGACGCGACCCGCTCAGCCTCGAGGTGATCAGCTCGCTCGCCGAGGTGACCGGCCGGTTCATCGCCGACTACGACGAGGCCGCGGCCGCGCACGAGCTCACCGGAGCCCAGGCCCGGCTGCTCGCCCTGGTGGTGACCGAGCCGCGGCCGATGAGCCGGCTGGCCGTGTCCATGCACTGCGAGCCCTCGAACGTGACCGGCCTGGTGGACAAGCTCGAGCGGCGCGGCCTGGTCGAACGCCGGCCGAACCCGGCGGACCGGCGGGTGAAGCTGATCGCGCCGACGACGGAGGGCGTGCACCTGTCCGGCGAGGTGTGGGCCGACCTCGACTTCGCCGCCGAGCCGCTGGCCGCCCTGGCCGAGCCCGAGCGGGTGGCGCTGCGCGACCTGCTGCGCAAGATCAACCCGTCCACCGACTGA
- a CDS encoding MFS transporter — protein sequence MSATLTGRGRGRGHARAAEARKPSASPRPGLILGALVLAMMAFTVVQTSVVPILPTLGEAFHLTTATVAWMMTANLLAAAVLTPLLGRMGDLYGRKWVLVLSVLGLVAGSALAYSVHSWPVLVAGRVLQGFGGGILPLAIAVIRDELPREKVTGAVSLVSASLGVGSGLSLVVTGWMMQHWSYQSVFLLGLILGLVALAAVLVAIKHDPVEDRVGSMDPLGALLLAVWLSALLLALSEGAAWGWHSASVLGLFVGAAVVLGLWIVLELRTAHPLVDVRVLARPAVAVPNVSGFCVGFLMYASFTLLSDFTQTPSAVGYGFSASILHSGILLLPSAVGSFLGAPIGARLIGRFGPKAPMALGGALAGLSMLFLGLWHGSQGDVYGASGVMGLGIGLAYAAMPAYINGAVPPEQAGIANSVNAVLRTVGGAVGTAVAGVVLTSSTISSALLAHTPMAGLVLPTGGAYRTAFLVCGVLGLAAAAVPLAVRARRP from the coding sequence ATGAGTGCCACGCTGACCGGCCGCGGCCGCGGCCGCGGCCACGCGCGCGCCGCCGAAGCCCGCAAGCCCTCGGCCTCGCCTCGGCCCGGGCTCATCCTCGGTGCCCTGGTGCTGGCCATGATGGCCTTCACCGTGGTGCAGACCTCGGTGGTGCCGATCCTCCCGACGCTCGGCGAGGCCTTCCACCTGACCACGGCCACCGTCGCCTGGATGATGACCGCCAACCTGCTCGCCGCGGCCGTGCTCACCCCGCTGCTCGGGCGGATGGGCGACCTCTACGGGCGCAAGTGGGTGCTCGTGCTCTCCGTGCTCGGCCTGGTCGCCGGCTCGGCGCTGGCCTACTCCGTGCACAGCTGGCCGGTGCTCGTCGCGGGCCGGGTGCTGCAGGGCTTCGGCGGCGGCATCCTCCCGCTGGCCATCGCGGTCATCCGGGACGAACTGCCCCGGGAGAAGGTCACCGGCGCGGTGTCCCTGGTCTCCGCCTCGCTCGGCGTCGGCTCCGGCCTGAGCCTCGTGGTCACCGGCTGGATGATGCAGCACTGGTCCTACCAGAGCGTCTTCCTGCTCGGCCTGATCCTCGGCCTGGTGGCGCTGGCCGCCGTGCTCGTCGCGATCAAGCACGATCCGGTCGAGGACCGCGTCGGCAGCATGGATCCGCTCGGTGCGCTGCTGCTGGCCGTCTGGCTCAGTGCCCTGCTGCTCGCGCTGTCCGAGGGCGCGGCCTGGGGCTGGCACTCGGCCTCGGTGCTCGGGCTGTTCGTCGGCGCGGCGGTCGTGCTCGGCCTGTGGATCGTGCTCGAACTGCGCACCGCGCACCCGCTGGTGGACGTGCGGGTGCTGGCCCGGCCCGCGGTCGCCGTGCCGAACGTCTCCGGGTTCTGCGTCGGTTTCCTGATGTACGCCTCGTTCACCCTGCTCTCCGACTTCACCCAGACTCCGAGCGCCGTCGGCTACGGCTTCAGCGCCTCGATCCTGCACTCCGGCATCCTGCTGCTGCCCTCGGCGGTGGGCTCCTTCCTCGGCGCCCCGATCGGCGCCCGGCTGATCGGCCGCTTCGGCCCCAAGGCGCCGATGGCGCTGGGCGGAGCGCTCGCCGGCCTCTCGATGCTCTTCCTCGGGCTCTGGCACGGATCGCAGGGCGACGTCTACGGCGCGTCCGGCGTGATGGGCCTCGGCATCGGCCTCGCCTACGCCGCCATGCCCGCCTACATCAACGGCGCGGTCCCGCCCGAGCAGGCCGGTATCGCCAACAGCGTCAACGCGGTGCTGCGGACGGTCGGCGGCGCGGTCGGCACGGCCGTGGCCGGGGTCGTGCTGACCTCGAGCACGATCAGTTCGGCGCTGCTCGCGCACACCCCGATGGCCGGGCTGGTGCTGCCCACCGGCGGCGCCTACCGCACCGCGTTCCTGGTGTGCGGTGTGCTCGGTCTGGCCGCCGCGGCGGTGCCGCTGGCGGTGCGCGCGCGGCGACCGTAA
- a CDS encoding Zn-dependent alcohol dehydrogenase: MRAAMVRKAGQERTEVRTDFTTKDLGPEDVRVRIRASGVCHSDLSAMNGVVANRRPFVLGHEGAGEVLEVGADVRAVRAGDHVTVCWVPPCGHCAFCLRGEGNLCTEVFIPAAQTPNFLLDGEPVYGMCGTGTLADEVVLPWQCAVPVPADVPFEVAALIGCGVTTGVGAVFNTARVRPGSSVAVIGCGGVGVSVIQGARIAGAAEILAVDPSADKRDLVGRFGATRTAAPEEARALMKELTGKHGFDYVFECVGRGSLVRQAYELTRRGGSVVVVGVGSREDKVEFTMNELFYDNKRILSTMYGGGDVRVEYDRLIRLWRAGRLDLESMVTARLPLERIDEALDLLRSGAAIRTVIEL; encoded by the coding sequence ATGCGGGCCGCGATGGTGCGCAAGGCCGGTCAGGAGCGGACGGAGGTCCGGACGGACTTCACGACCAAGGACCTCGGGCCCGAGGACGTCCGGGTGCGGATCAGGGCGAGCGGCGTGTGCCACTCGGACCTCTCCGCCATGAACGGCGTGGTGGCCAATCGCCGTCCCTTCGTGCTCGGGCACGAGGGCGCGGGCGAGGTGCTCGAGGTCGGTGCGGACGTCCGGGCCGTGCGAGCGGGCGACCACGTCACGGTGTGCTGGGTGCCGCCCTGCGGCCACTGCGCGTTCTGCCTGCGCGGCGAGGGCAACCTGTGCACCGAGGTGTTCATCCCGGCGGCACAGACCCCGAACTTCCTGCTGGACGGCGAGCCGGTGTACGGCATGTGCGGCACCGGCACGCTGGCCGACGAGGTCGTGCTGCCGTGGCAGTGCGCCGTGCCGGTGCCGGCCGACGTGCCCTTCGAGGTCGCGGCGCTGATCGGCTGCGGCGTGACCACCGGCGTCGGCGCCGTCTTCAACACCGCCCGGGTGCGCCCCGGCTCCAGCGTCGCCGTGATCGGCTGCGGCGGCGTGGGCGTCTCGGTCATCCAGGGCGCCCGCATCGCCGGCGCGGCCGAGATCCTGGCCGTGGACCCGAGCGCGGACAAGCGGGATCTGGTCGGCCGTTTCGGCGCGACCCGCACCGCGGCCCCCGAAGAAGCCAGGGCCCTGATGAAGGAGCTGACCGGCAAGCATGGCTTCGACTACGTCTTCGAATGCGTCGGCCGGGGGAGCCTGGTACGTCAGGCGTACGAGCTCACCCGGCGCGGCGGATCGGTCGTCGTCGTGGGGGTGGGCTCGCGCGAGGACAAGGTCGAGTTCACCATGAACGAGCTCTTCTACGACAACAAGCGGATCCTGTCCACGATGTACGGCGGCGGCGACGTCCGGGTCGAGTACGACCGGCTGATCCGGCTGTGGCGCGCGGGCCGGCTGGACCTCGAGTCGATGGTCACCGCCCGGCTTCCGCTGGAGCGGATCGACGAGGCGCTCGACCTGCTGCGCTCGGGCGCCGCGATCCGCACCGTCATCGAGCTGTAG
- a CDS encoding alpha/beta fold hydrolase yields MLIEELIPVCSDPRVDLFTARSAGPAERALLVVHGGPDWDHSYLREPLTDLAEAHRLVFVDLRGCGRSTTGLPAHEYNADAVVRDLVTLLDALGISETDVLGFSTGGLFAQRLAVTAPQRIRRLIVASSSIPPVPPDAYGDWPEAVAVRRGVSRHRDQNPEPTPELVRADAIAGIPANVWRDEVRAEYRRRLDAVRFTADWCRSTPPGRYPAIRPERSLERLAKVGLPILLLHGRQDMTFPAFLAEQTADQMPEARAVVLDQAGHMAHIDQPEAWRRAVAEFLA; encoded by the coding sequence GTGCTGATCGAAGAGCTCATACCCGTCTGCTCGGATCCACGAGTCGACCTGTTCACGGCCCGCAGCGCCGGGCCCGCCGAGCGAGCGCTGCTGGTCGTGCACGGCGGCCCGGACTGGGATCACAGCTATCTGCGCGAACCGCTCACGGACCTCGCCGAAGCACACCGGCTCGTCTTCGTCGATCTGCGCGGCTGCGGCCGATCGACGACCGGTCTGCCGGCTCACGAGTACAACGCCGACGCCGTGGTGCGTGACTTGGTGACGCTGCTCGACGCGCTCGGCATCAGTGAGACGGATGTGCTCGGGTTCTCCACCGGCGGCCTGTTCGCGCAGCGGCTGGCGGTGACGGCGCCACAGCGGATTCGACGCCTTATCGTCGCCTCCAGCAGCATCCCGCCCGTGCCGCCCGACGCGTACGGCGACTGGCCGGAAGCCGTCGCGGTACGGCGAGGAGTCAGCCGACATCGGGATCAGAACCCTGAGCCGACACCGGAACTCGTCCGTGCCGACGCGATAGCCGGGATTCCGGCGAACGTGTGGCGGGACGAGGTCCGCGCGGAGTATCGGCGCAGGCTGGACGCCGTCAGGTTCACGGCGGACTGGTGCCGGTCCACGCCTCCGGGCCGGTATCCGGCGATCCGCCCCGAGCGTTCGCTCGAACGCCTGGCTAAGGTCGGCCTGCCCATCCTGCTGCTGCACGGTCGGCAGGACATGACCTTCCCCGCGTTCCTCGCCGAGCAGACGGCCGATCAGATGCCCGAGGCCCGTGCCGTCGTCCTCGACCAGGCCGGGCACATGGCCCACATCGACCAGCCCGAGGCCTGGCGCCGGGCGGTCGCCGAGTTCCTGGCCTGA